GTCCGCGCACTTTTCCGCCAGCATGATGGTCGGCCCGTTTAGATTGCCGCTGACCACGCTGGGCATGATCGACGCGTCCACCACGCGCAGGTTCTGCACGCCGTAGACCCGGGCCTGTTCGTCCACCACCGCCATCGGATCGTTGGCGTTGCCCATCTTGCAGGTGCAGGACGGATGGTAGGCGCTGTCCGAGTACTGGCGGACGAAGGCGTCGATAGCCGCGTCGGAGTTCATCTCCTCTCCTGGCCGCAGTTCCTTGCCCCGATACGGATCGAACGCCTTCTGGGCGAAGATCTCACGGGTCAGCTTAACGCTCTCGCGCATTTCCCAGCGGTCCCGCTCGGTGCTGAGCAGGTTGGGTTCGATGATCGGGTGGTCGCCAGGCTTGTCGGATTTCAGTTTCAGGTAGCCGCGACTCGTCGGCCGCATCGGACCAACATGGACCTGGAAGCCGTGGCACTCGGCATCCTTGCGGCCGTGGTCCAATACCTGGGATGGCAGGAAGTGGAACTGGATATCCGGATGACGCACGCCCGCCTCGGTGCGGATAAAACCGCCGGCTTCGAGGTGTGCGGTGCGGCAAGCGCCCCAGTCGTGGTTGAGGAACCACTTCACGCCGGCAATCGTCTTGCCCGGCTGGGTGGTGTACTTGTAGAGCGTGACCGGCTCCTTGCATTCGTGCTGGACGTAGAGTTCCAGGTGATCCTGCAAGTTCTGGCCCACGCCGGGGCGATCGGCCTTGACCTCGATACCGAGCTTCTCCAGATCCGCCGCTGGACCGATACCGGAGAGCATGAGCAGCTGAGGCGAGTTGATGGCACCGCTGCTGACGATGACCTCTTTGCGTGCAGCAACGCGTAGCGTCTTGCCATCCTGCACATATTCCACGCCCGCGGCCAGTAGAGCCGACGGTTGTCCATGAACTTCTGCGGCTCGGTGTGGTAGTACCAGTTGTACTTGTCGTCCATGAGGTTGTACATCAGGGCGGCGGGCATATGGATTTTCCAGGTATCGTCCCGGCGGCCGGCTTCCAATACCAATATCTGATCCTGGCCGTCTTCGGTCAGCCGGTTCGCCAGCACGCAACCGGCCGAGCCGGTGCCTACCACCACATAGTCAAACTCACGATCAAACTTCAAA
The window above is part of the Marinobacter nanhaiticus D15-8W genome. Proteins encoded here:
- a CDS encoding GMC oxidoreductase, which codes for MEYVQDGKTLRVAARKEVIVSSGAINSPQLLMLSGIGPAADLEKLGIEVKADRPGVGQNLQDHLELYVQHECKEPVTLYKYTTQPGKTIAGVKWFLNHDWGACRTAHLEAGGFIRTEAGVRHPDIQFHFLPSQVLDHGRKDAECHGFQVHVGPMRPTSRGYLKLKSDKPGDHPIIEPNLLSTERDRWEMRESVKLTREIFAQKAFDPYRGKELRPGEEMNSDAAIDAFVRQYSDSAYHPSCTCKMGNANDPMAVVDEQARVYGVQNLRVVDASIMPSVVSGNLNGPTIMLAEKCADHIRGRELLSPTPVDVWEHPDWQNSQR